A single region of the Prevotella sp. HUN102 genome encodes:
- a CDS encoding RNA-directed DNA polymerase, with the protein MLEYQTFKPSKYTEKTIFDVKQRNLKIAPLYPDRIVHHCLIDVIEEDLRKIFIANTYACIKGRGIHKCLTDLNRALQKDKAGTKYCLKIDVRHYYDSIVHSILKDIIAKSYGDKKLLWLMHLIIDSTEGDIGLPIGFLTSQHFANWYLSPFDHWVKEVLRVRYYYRYMDDIVILANSKAKLHYILEQVREYLQTKLRLTIKANWQIFPVDARSIDFVGYKSNHYNILARKSILYTYWRKLKRLQNSYGAMTESELRHKLSAHFGWLQHCSNKHYKEIISLTLKQIRIKQMEEKRLSTGLHSDSVQPTFDVIDRAKGTTLYNFNQHYEQVDDEQGKKHKVNVYDSLLCYYPVTANTVLETLIMAKYSDNLEKKLLNDYNAAVAGIEDESKKQPYLDFLAERKALRAMVDADCATNNIPME; encoded by the coding sequence ATGCTGGAATATCAAACATTCAAGCCATCAAAATACACAGAGAAAACTATTTTTGATGTGAAGCAACGCAACCTCAAAATAGCACCGCTATACCCCGATAGAATAGTACACCACTGCTTGATAGATGTTATTGAGGAAGATTTGCGCAAGATTTTTATTGCCAATACCTATGCTTGCATTAAAGGGCGTGGAATACATAAGTGCCTAACCGATTTGAACCGTGCGTTACAAAAAGATAAAGCAGGTACAAAGTATTGCCTAAAAATAGATGTAAGGCATTATTACGATAGCATTGTACATAGCATACTCAAAGATATAATAGCAAAAAGCTATGGGGATAAAAAGCTGCTTTGGCTTATGCACCTTATAATAGATAGTACAGAGGGCGATATTGGTTTACCAATAGGCTTTTTAACAAGCCAGCATTTTGCAAATTGGTATTTAAGCCCATTTGACCATTGGGTTAAAGAGGTGTTGCGTGTAAGGTATTATTACAGGTATATGGACGATATTGTAATACTCGCTAATAGTAAAGCAAAACTGCACTATATACTTGAACAAGTAAGAGAGTACTTGCAAACAAAGCTAAGGCTAACTATAAAAGCAAACTGGCAAATATTCCCAGTAGATGCACGCAGTATAGACTTTGTAGGTTACAAAAGCAACCATTACAATATATTGGCACGAAAAAGCATTTTGTACACCTATTGGAGAAAGTTGAAAAGGCTGCAAAATAGTTATGGAGCGATGACAGAAAGCGAGTTGCGACATAAGCTATCTGCACACTTTGGCTGGCTGCAACATTGCTCAAACAAGCATTATAAAGAGATAATAAGTTTAACATTAAAACAGATAAGAATAAAACAAATGGAAGAAAAAAGATTGAGTACAGGCTTGCATAGCGATAGCGTGCAGCCCACGTTTGATGTGATTGATAGAGCGAAAGGTACAACGCTGTACAATTTCAACCAGCACTACGAGCAAGTAGATGATGAGCAAGGTAAAAAGCACAAGGTTAATGTGTATGATAGCCTTTTGTGTTATTACCCTGTTACTGCCAATACTGTATTGGAAACTCTCATTATGGCTAAGTATAGCGATAACCTTGAGAAGAAACTGCTCAACGATTATAACGCAGCAGTAGCAGGTATTGAGGACGAAAGCAAGAAGCAGCCGTACCTTGATTTCCTTGCAGAGCGTAAGGCTTTGCGTGCTATGGTTGATGCAGATTGTGCAACTAATAACATTCCTATGGAGTAA